CCAGCACCAGCGGCCGGCGGTCATGAATATCGACCATGCCGGCATCACTGGCCGCTGTGATGATTACAAAGCCATCGCCTTCGTTCGGTTCGAGCCCGGCATGCACCTCGGCCAGCGCGGCCATGAACATCGGTGCCTGGCTTTTAAGGCGGATGAAATAGGGTTGTTTGCGCTTGGGGTCGTTTGGGTCGGTAACCCATTCGTACCAGCCATCCGCCATCACCAAGGCGCGGCCTTGGGGCCATAACGCCTTGAAGAATTTGCCGGTGGTCACCGTTTCCACCCGTGCATTGATGGGGGCCGGCCGTTTGCCGGTGGCCCAGAACGGTGCCCAGCCCCAGTGGCAAGGGTCGATGCGCAGGCCGTCGGCTGTATTGTGCAGGATCAGCACGCGGCTGCCGGGGGCGACGTTGTAGCGCCCGATGGGCACATTGTCGTAACCGCTGACCACATCCTGCTCGGCGTTCAGTTCACGCAGGTAATCGGCCAGGCCCTGAGACTGGGCGAAGCGTCCACACA
The genomic region above belongs to Pseudomonas sp. PSKL.D1 and contains:
- a CDS encoding SOS response-associated peptidase family protein, which translates into the protein MCGRFAQSQGLADYLRELNAEQDVVSGYDNVPIGRYNVAPGSRVLILHNTADGLRIDPCHWGWAPFWATGKRPAPINARVETVTTGKFFKALWPQGRALVMADGWYEWVTDPNDPKRKQPYFIRLKSQAPMFMAALAEVHAGLEPNEGDGFVIITAASDAGMVDIHDRRPLVLAPEYARAWIDPEVPADEAERLAREQCLPVEAFEWFAVGKAVGNVRNEGAQLIVMEDALYKP